Proteins from a genomic interval of Hornefia porci:
- a CDS encoding RNA polymerase sigma factor, with translation MDGMMECDLILQAQNGNTEAMNRLIIHYYPMVFAFFYRNTNQYHQSKDLTQEVFIKMVVAISKYRPQSKFKSWLFTIASNHLKNYYRSRSRHPEPAELEENIPASFDEAEEIAVRNDIRDALLELPREQKEVIILHYYQEFSFREIAEITGENESTLKARARYGLNKLRSKWGGS, from the coding sequence ATGGATGGAATGATGGAATGTGATCTTATTCTACAGGCACAGAATGGTAATACAGAGGCGATGAATAGGCTTATTATTCATTACTATCCGATGGTTTTTGCATTTTTCTATAGAAACACGAACCAATATCACCAATCAAAAGATCTAACACAAGAGGTTTTTATAAAAATGGTTGTAGCGATTTCCAAATATCGCCCTCAATCAAAATTTAAAAGTTGGCTGTTTACCATTGCATCAAATCATTTGAAGAACTACTATCGCTCCCGGAGTCGCCATCCGGAGCCAGCAGAATTAGAAGAAAATATTCCTGCATCATTTGATGAAGCCGAAGAAATAGCAGTCCGAAATGATATTCGGGATGCACTTCTTGAACTTCCAAGGGAGCAAAAGGAAGTGATCATCTTGCATTATTATCAAGAATTTTCGTTTCGGGAAATAGCTGAGATCACAGGTGAAAACGAATCAACATTAAAGGCGAGAGCACGCTACGGTTT
- a CDS encoding ABC transporter permease: MKSYLDLITISAKTHRRERRMTLLCIIVAVFLVTSVFGMADMTIRMEKSHILQEYGNWHVMVKNVPSDVAKELERQENVSVVSPYDVANYHLDEEYRVEGKKAAVCLTDEAFLTKIFDYISEGSFPDGKGEIMLSDNTRKSLSLHVGDRVTLETPAGKLEYTISGFSHIPAVYVSDAVFVVMDQEAWNTFSTLTGEEQNSAYYVQFRNGTNIRNSIDEIKARYALSDETLAENTPLLGVSMASRHSFVVWIYLIAGGLFVIVLMAGTLMIMGTINSNVSQRTRFFGMLRCIGASKTQIRRYVRLEALHWCKVAVPIGILTGILATWILCAVLKYGVGGEFSEIPLFGISGISILSGLSMGILSVLLASRSPAKRAASVSPVTAAAGNTDDGHVPQEIRAAGSFRIEILLGIRHALSDRKKLILLAGSFSLSIILFLSFSAFLDFAQHAAKPLKVYTPDLSISSEDFTCSIDRSLIGKIADTNGVKRVYGRMYREGISVSDTRGVDRVDLISYDDQQLEWAGQDVLRGDLSLLQSDACYAATVYDPENPFAVGDKIVANGIECEIACVLSDSPFNSNTTPILLCSETVFRRLTGENRYSIIDIQLKDHATESTVNAIRDGIDGSVTFSDRREVNREDRAAYWAFRILAYGFLVMIAAITVFHIMNSVSMDVLARKRQYGIMRAVGMSGSQIKKMITAESFAYAISGSAAGVVLGIPAHWLIFVKMITSYWGDPWTFPILPFLVILFVVMLSVGIAGYRPSKRITEQAVTEIING, encoded by the coding sequence ATGAAAAGCTATCTTGACCTGATAACAATATCTGCAAAAACACACAGGCGGGAGAGGCGCATGACTCTCCTCTGTATTATCGTGGCTGTTTTTCTGGTGACGTCTGTTTTCGGGATGGCGGACATGACGATACGAATGGAAAAATCGCATATCCTTCAGGAATATGGAAACTGGCATGTCATGGTAAAAAACGTGCCATCAGATGTGGCAAAGGAGCTCGAAAGACAAGAGAATGTCAGCGTCGTTTCCCCTTATGATGTAGCCAACTATCATCTTGACGAAGAATACAGAGTGGAAGGCAAAAAGGCAGCGGTATGCCTGACGGACGAGGCTTTTCTGACAAAGATCTTTGATTACATCTCCGAGGGCTCTTTTCCTGATGGCAAGGGTGAGATCATGTTGTCCGACAATACCAGGAAGAGCCTTTCCCTTCATGTTGGTGACAGGGTTACACTGGAAACGCCTGCGGGGAAGCTGGAATACACCATTTCAGGATTTTCTCATATCCCTGCTGTTTATGTGTCTGATGCCGTTTTTGTTGTCATGGATCAGGAAGCGTGGAACACATTTTCCACGCTGACAGGGGAAGAGCAGAATTCAGCCTACTACGTACAGTTCCGGAACGGGACGAACATAAGAAACTCGATCGATGAGATCAAGGCCCGCTATGCTCTGTCAGACGAGACCCTTGCAGAAAACACTCCCCTGCTGGGTGTCTCCATGGCAAGTCGTCATTCGTTCGTGGTCTGGATATATCTGATTGCGGGAGGATTATTTGTCATTGTACTCATGGCCGGCACCCTGATGATCATGGGGACCATCAACAGCAACGTTTCGCAGCGAACGCGTTTCTTTGGAATGCTGCGCTGTATCGGTGCAAGTAAAACGCAGATCCGACGGTATGTCAGACTGGAAGCCTTGCATTGGTGCAAGGTGGCTGTCCCGATCGGGATCCTGACAGGGATCCTGGCCACATGGATCCTGTGCGCGGTCCTGAAATATGGTGTCGGGGGAGAATTTTCAGAGATTCCATTATTCGGAATCAGCGGGATCAGCATCCTTAGTGGCTTATCCATGGGGATCCTTTCGGTACTGCTCGCTTCAAGGTCGCCTGCAAAGCGCGCTGCCTCTGTTTCCCCGGTCACAGCCGCCGCAGGGAATACGGATGACGGTCATGTTCCTCAAGAGATTCGCGCGGCTGGGTCTTTCCGGATAGAAATACTGTTAGGGATCCGTCATGCACTCTCAGACAGAAAAAAACTGATCCTGCTGGCAGGTTCGTTTTCTCTCAGCATTATTTTATTTCTGAGCTTTTCCGCGTTTCTGGATTTTGCACAGCACGCGGCAAAACCGTTGAAGGTGTATACTCCCGATCTGTCCATTTCCAGTGAAGACTTTACCTGTTCCATAGACCGGAGCCTCATAGGGAAAATTGCGGATACCAACGGCGTGAAACGGGTCTATGGAAGAATGTACCGGGAGGGGATCTCAGTATCCGATACCCGGGGTGTTGACCGTGTTGATCTGATCTCCTATGACGATCAGCAGCTGGAATGGGCCGGGCAGGATGTTCTGCGGGGAGATCTGTCCCTGCTGCAAAGCGATGCCTGTTATGCTGCAACGGTTTACGACCCGGAGAATCCTTTTGCCGTGGGGGATAAGATCGTCGCTAATGGCATCGAATGTGAAATTGCCTGTGTGCTTTCCGACAGTCCTTTCAATTCCAATACAACGCCGATCCTCCTGTGCTCTGAGACGGTATTCCGGAGACTGACAGGGGAAAACAGATATTCCATCATTGATATCCAGCTTAAGGATCATGCGACAGAATCCACGGTCAATGCCATCCGTGACGGAATTGACGGGAGCGTTACCTTTTCGGACAGACGTGAAGTAAACCGGGAAGATCGCGCGGCCTATTGGGCATTCAGGATCTTAGCCTACGGTTTTCTTGTCATGATCGCTGCGATCACCGTGTTCCATATCATGAACAGCGTTTCCATGGATGTATTGGCAAGAAAAAGGCAGTACGGGATCATGCGGGCTGTCGGGATGAGCGGCAGTCAGATAAAGAAAATGATCACGGCGGAATCCTTTGCCTACGCGATATCTGGTTCTGCGGCGGGCGTTGTTCTCGGCATACCGGCACACTGGCTCATCTTCGTGAAGATGATCACCTCCTACTGGGGAGATCCATGGACCTTTCCAATCCTTCCATTCCTGGTGATCCTCTTCGTGGTCATGCTGTCTGTCGGCATCGCGGGATACAGACCGTCGAAGCGCATCACGGAACAGGCGGTTACGGAGATCATTAACGGATGA
- a CDS encoding ABC transporter ATP-binding protein, with the protein MQLLELKSVFKTYGSGETAVHALKDVSFSVPKGEFVAVVGESGSGKSTLLNMIGALDTPTSGKVFIDGKDIFSMKDEELTIFRRRNIGFIFQAFNLIPELTVEQNIIFPVLLDHQEPNKKYLEELLTVLNLTKRRSHLPSQLSGGQQQRVAIGRALITRPALILADEPTGNLDTQNSSEVIALLKEASRKYEQTIIMITHNRGIAQTADRVLQISDGALTDFGRSYA; encoded by the coding sequence ATGCAATTATTAGAACTCAAGTCAGTTTTCAAAACATATGGCAGCGGAGAAACCGCTGTGCATGCGCTGAAGGATGTCAGCTTTTCCGTTCCAAAGGGCGAGTTTGTTGCCGTTGTGGGGGAATCCGGTTCCGGGAAAAGTACGCTTTTGAACATGATCGGGGCGCTTGATACACCCACCTCAGGGAAAGTGTTCATTGACGGAAAAGATATCTTTTCCATGAAGGATGAGGAGCTTACGATCTTTCGCCGCAGAAATATCGGTTTTATCTTTCAGGCGTTCAATCTGATCCCGGAGCTGACGGTGGAACAGAATATCATTTTCCCTGTGCTGCTGGATCATCAGGAGCCGAATAAAAAATATCTGGAAGAGCTTCTGACAGTCCTTAACCTGACGAAGCGGCGAAGCCACCTGCCAAGCCAGCTGTCCGGAGGACAGCAGCAACGCGTGGCGATCGGACGCGCTCTGATCACCCGCCCGGCCTTGATCCTTGCAGACGAGCCGACCGGGAATCTGGACACGCAGAACAGCAGCGAAGTCATTGCCCTTCTGAAAGAAGCGTCCAGAAAATACGAGCAGACCATTATTATGATCACGCATAACCGGGGCATCGCCCAGACCGCGGATCGGGTCCTGCAGATATCCGACGGCGCACTGACTGATTTCGGGAGGAGCTATGCATGA
- a CDS encoding sensor histidine kinase — MEIFSEKGARRLVEIIFGILAVGTLLLQLLIRGTASLPVFLVSLLSAAGILLCVYRYLSKQAEIEKEAEILVNSFLDGNTDARIACDEEGQIFRLFQAVNSMAAVLNARAVSEQKEKAALKNTISDISHQLKTPLSALNIYNGLIQNEAEELPVIKELCGSSERELDRIETLVQNLLKMAKLDAGMIVFEKSPENIGDMMRDIELRFACRAKQEQKALILSGDETISLFCDREWILEAIGNIVKNALDHTDRGDAVHIEWRQFASIVQIKVTDNGSGIHPEDLYHIFKRFYRSRYSKDRQGVGLGLPLSKAIIEAHDGTIEVESKLGKGTSFAINFLIPTKL; from the coding sequence ATGGAAATTTTTTCTGAAAAGGGCGCCAGACGACTGGTTGAAATAATTTTCGGTATTCTGGCAGTCGGTACATTGCTGCTGCAATTACTCATTCGTGGAACCGCCTCCTTGCCGGTATTTCTTGTCTCTCTTTTATCCGCCGCCGGCATCTTGCTCTGTGTGTACCGATATCTATCTAAGCAGGCGGAAATTGAAAAAGAGGCAGAAATCCTGGTCAACTCTTTTTTGGACGGCAATACAGACGCCCGTATTGCCTGTGATGAGGAAGGTCAGATCTTCCGGCTGTTTCAGGCGGTCAATTCGATGGCAGCGGTATTAAATGCCCGCGCGGTAAGCGAACAGAAAGAAAAGGCAGCCTTGAAGAATACGATCTCCGACATCTCGCATCAGTTGAAAACACCGCTGTCTGCTCTGAATATCTACAATGGGCTCATACAGAATGAAGCGGAAGAGCTTCCGGTGATCAAAGAACTCTGTGGATCATCTGAACGGGAACTCGACCGGATCGAAACATTAGTGCAGAATCTGTTGAAAATGGCAAAACTGGATGCCGGAATGATCGTCTTCGAGAAGAGTCCTGAAAACATCGGAGATATGATGAGAGATATAGAGCTTCGGTTTGCATGCAGGGCAAAACAGGAACAGAAAGCTCTGATCCTGTCCGGAGATGAAACCATCTCTCTTTTTTGTGACAGAGAATGGATCCTGGAGGCGATCGGAAATATTGTAAAAAATGCGCTTGACCATACGGACAGAGGGGATGCCGTTCATATCGAATGGCGGCAGTTTGCATCCATTGTACAGATCAAAGTGACGGATAACGGCAGCGGCATCCACCCGGAGGACCTGTATCATATTTTCAAACGCTTCTATCGCAGCCGATACTCAAAAGACAGACAGGGTGTCGGGCTGGGCCTGCCTCTCTCCAAAGCGATCATTGAAGCGCATGACGGCACGATCGAAGTGGAAAGCAAGCTGGGGAAGGGAACTTCCTTTGCGATAAATTTTCTGATTCCTACAAAATTGTAG
- a CDS encoding response regulator transcription factor, which translates to MKRILLLEDDLSLIHGLSFAFTKQGFESDVARTIREADSLWQDEKYDLLILDVSLPDGSGFEFCKRVRQTAKVPIIFLTASDEETSIIMGLDIGGDDYITKPFKLSVLMSRINALLRRAQDFSSAGTELQSNGIRVLLPEGQAYKNGQRLDLTAAEYKLLCLFMKNPGRVLSKEQILNALWDSEGDFIDNSTLTVYMRRLRIKIEDNPSEPQMLLTVRRMGYKWNVIA; encoded by the coding sequence ATGAAGCGAATACTCCTTTTGGAAGATGATTTAAGTCTAATCCATGGATTATCCTTTGCTTTTACAAAGCAGGGATTTGAATCAGATGTGGCAAGAACGATCAGAGAAGCCGACAGCCTCTGGCAGGATGAAAAATATGATCTGCTGATTCTGGACGTATCTCTTCCGGATGGCTCCGGGTTTGAGTTTTGCAAGCGAGTACGTCAGACAGCTAAAGTTCCCATCATTTTTCTGACCGCATCGGACGAAGAAACAAGCATCATCATGGGTCTGGATATCGGTGGTGATGACTACATTACCAAGCCATTCAAATTGAGTGTACTGATGTCAAGGATCAATGCCCTGCTCCGCAGGGCGCAAGATTTCAGTTCCGCCGGAACAGAATTGCAGTCAAACGGTATCAGGGTTCTCCTGCCGGAGGGACAGGCATATAAAAATGGACAGCGGTTGGATCTGACCGCCGCGGAGTATAAGCTGCTCTGCCTGTTCATGAAGAATCCAGGCAGGGTATTGTCCAAAGAACAGATCCTGAATGCCCTATGGGACAGCGAGGGAGATTTCATAGACAACAGTACATTAACGGTATATATGCGCAGGCTTCGGATCAAAATTGAAGATAACCCGAGTGAACCACAGATGCTCCTGACGGTTCGCCGTATGGGCTATAAATGGAATGTTATTGCTTAA
- a CDS encoding helix-turn-helix domain-containing protein: MDYMSAPEAAEKWGISERRVQKLCEENRIPGVQRISRMWLIPKVAEKPIDGRTKQGKEMKNEANTPFGR; this comes from the coding sequence ATGGACTATATGTCGGCTCCCGAAGCAGCAGAAAAATGGGGCATTTCTGAAAGACGGGTACAGAAACTTTGTGAAGAAAACCGGATACCAGGCGTGCAGCGGATCAGTCGGATGTGGCTGATTCCCAAAGTGGCGGAAAAACCCATTGATGGAAGAACAAAGCAGGGAAAGGAAATGAAAAATGAAGCGAATACTCCTTTTGGAAGATGA